A genomic segment from Solenopsis invicta isolate M01_SB chromosome 5, UNIL_Sinv_3.0, whole genome shotgun sequence encodes:
- the LOC120357708 gene encoding uncharacterized protein LOC120357708 has product MTQNRGKSTAMAETIRSIPYHAFNQHEKCGQWCGYVKDKENYNHRMIPNGFKLFEVLKEVFDKLASNAKKFSVDASTSTDYRYASVVRQKNIKESYPQIVAKMLTLSPGKHHSKQSFSTIPKRTFRRCYLQSNSALLKEPAVQINKEVSDEGTMEEDIPIVYLDLATSGFQRNCDILQMAAKCGKNSFNVYITPNQEISAAATAVHGLRKCQAELILYGKPVPSVPPRPTITNLYQWLILLKKKCYIAVHNLSFDRPRLIDLITV; this is encoded by the exons ATGACCCAGAATAGGGGTAAAAGTACAGCTATGGCCGAGACGATAAGGAGTATCCCTTATCACGCGTTCAATCAGCATGAAAAATGCGGCCAATGGTGTGGATACGTGAAAGACAAGGAAAATTATAATCACAGAATGATTCCAAATggctttaaattatttgaggTACTTAAGGAAGTCTTTGATAAACTGGCatcaaatgcaaaaaaattttctgtagaCGCCTCCA CATCAACCGATTATCGATACGCTTCTGTTGTTAGGCAAAAGAACATTAAAGAAAGTTACCCTCAAATAGTTGCAAAAATGTTGACATTGTCGCCTGGTAAACATCATTCCAAGCAg agcTTCTCTACGATACCAAAGAGAACTTTCAGAAGGTGTTACTTACAAAGTAATTCTGCTTTATTGAAAGAGCCAGccgtacaaataaataaagaagtgAGTGACGAAGGTACTATGGAAGAAGATATTCCCATAGTATATCTTGACCTCGCAACCTCAGGATTTCAAAGAAATTGCGATATTTTGCAAATGGCAGCCAAATGTGGTAAAAATTCTTTCAACGTTTATATTACACCTAATCAAGAGATTTCTGCAGCTGCCACTGCAGTACATGGTCTTCGAAAATGTCAAGCAGAGTTAATATTGTATGGTAAACCAGTTCCTTCAGTTCCACCAAGGCCTACAATAACAAATTTGTATCAAtggttaattttattaaaaaagaaatgttatataGCGGTACATAATTTGAGTTTTGATAGACCAAGATTGATTGATTTAATAACAGTTTAG